From the genome of Streptomyces sp. NBC_01341, one region includes:
- a CDS encoding beta-ketoacyl-[acyl-carrier-protein] synthase family protein — protein MRRVAITGLGVVAPGGVGVKEYWDLLTAGRTATRRISFYDPSPFRSQVAAECDFDALAAGLSHQEIRRLDRASQFAVVSTREALADSGLDLSAVDPGRVGTAVGSAVGCTTSLEREYAVVSDGGRKWNVDHEYAVPELYRHFVPSSIAAEVGLAAGAEGPAAVVSTGCTSGLDSLGHAVELIREGTTDIMIAGATEAPISPITSACFDAIHATTPRNDTPESSCRPFDRTRSGLVLGEGAAILVLEELESARRRGAHIYAEIAGFASRCNAYHMTGLKPEGLEMAEAIDVALAEARLAPDTVDYINAHGSGTKMNDRHETGAFKRSLGAHAYRTPISSIKSMIGHSLGAIGSLEIAACALAMEHSVLPPTANLHEPDPELDLDYIPLTAREKKTDVVLSVGSGFGGFQSAMVLARPERSTS, from the coding sequence ATGCGCAGAGTCGCCATCACCGGCCTGGGCGTCGTGGCCCCTGGTGGGGTCGGTGTCAAGGAGTACTGGGACCTGCTCACGGCGGGTCGCACCGCCACCCGCAGGATCAGCTTCTACGACCCCTCGCCGTTCCGTTCGCAGGTCGCCGCCGAGTGCGACTTCGACGCACTGGCCGCCGGCCTCTCCCACCAGGAGATCCGCCGCCTCGACCGGGCCTCGCAGTTCGCGGTGGTCTCCACCCGCGAGGCCCTCGCCGACAGCGGCCTCGACCTCTCCGCCGTCGACCCCGGCCGGGTCGGCACCGCGGTGGGCAGCGCGGTCGGCTGCACCACCAGCCTGGAGCGTGAGTACGCCGTCGTCAGCGACGGCGGCCGCAAGTGGAACGTGGACCACGAATACGCCGTACCCGAGCTGTACCGGCACTTCGTCCCCAGCTCCATCGCCGCCGAAGTCGGCCTGGCAGCAGGTGCGGAGGGCCCCGCCGCGGTCGTCTCCACCGGATGCACCTCAGGTCTCGACTCACTGGGCCACGCCGTCGAGCTCATCCGCGAGGGCACCACCGACATCATGATCGCCGGTGCCACCGAGGCCCCGATCTCGCCGATCACCTCGGCCTGCTTCGACGCCATCCACGCCACCACCCCGCGCAACGACACCCCGGAGAGTTCCTGCCGGCCCTTCGACCGGACCCGCAGCGGCCTGGTCCTCGGCGAGGGCGCGGCGATCCTGGTCCTGGAGGAGCTGGAGAGCGCCCGTCGCCGCGGCGCCCACATCTACGCCGAGATAGCCGGCTTCGCCTCCCGCTGCAACGCCTACCACATGACCGGTCTCAAGCCGGAGGGCCTGGAGATGGCCGAGGCCATCGACGTCGCCCTGGCGGAGGCCCGCCTCGCACCGGACACCGTCGACTACATCAACGCCCACGGCTCCGGCACGAAGATGAACGACCGCCACGAGACCGGCGCCTTCAAGCGCAGCCTCGGGGCGCACGCGTACCGCACCCCGATCAGCTCCATCAAGTCCATGATCGGTCACTCGCTGGGCGCCATCGGCTCCCTGGAGATCGCTGCCTGCGCCCTCGCGATGGAGCACAGCGTCCTGCCGCCCACCGCGAACCTCCACGAACCCGACCCCGAGCTCGACCTCGACTACATCCCGCTGACCGCCCGCGAGAAGAAGACCGACGTGGTCCTCAGCGTCGGCAGCGGCTTCGGCGGATTCCAGAGCGCCATGGTGCTGGCCCGCCCGGAGAGGAGCACCTCATGA
- a CDS encoding acyl-CoA carboxylase subunit beta, giving the protein MTILDDLTVAPAAPDLRRAAAELRRLKEEVSRGPDPAATRRQHEKNKLTAHERLGLLFDEDTFTEIEPLRRHRASGFGLEARKPHGDGVVIGWGLVHGRTVFAYAHDFRVFAGALGEAHAAKVHKVMDLAEAAGAPLVSLNDGAGARIQEGVTALAGYGGIFRRNVAASGVIPQISVMLGPCAGGAAYSPALTDYVFMVRESAQMFITGPDVVQAVTGERITHNGLGGADVHASVSGVSHFAYDDEETCLEDVRYLIALLPSNNREMPPAVPSDDPADRRTDALADLVPADPGRSYDVRAVIQEIVDDGESFEVHEAWAPNIVCALARLDGHPVGIVANQPAALAGVLDIHASEKAARFVSTCDSFNIPLVTLVDVPGFLPGVDQEHNGIIRHGAKLLYAYCNATVPRISLVLRKAYGGAYIVMDSRSIGADLAFAWPTNEIAVMGAEGAANVIFRREIAASADPEAVRAQRIDEYRTELMHPYYAAERGLVDDVIDPGDTRRTLIRSLAMLRAKHAEIPSRKHGNIPT; this is encoded by the coding sequence ATGACGATCCTCGACGACCTGACGGTCGCTCCGGCCGCCCCCGACCTGCGACGAGCCGCCGCCGAACTGCGCCGGCTGAAGGAGGAGGTGAGCCGCGGACCCGATCCGGCGGCCACCCGGCGCCAGCACGAGAAGAACAAGCTCACCGCCCACGAGCGGCTCGGACTCCTCTTCGACGAGGACACGTTCACCGAGATCGAGCCGCTGCGCAGACACCGGGCCTCCGGCTTCGGCCTGGAGGCGCGAAAACCGCACGGCGACGGTGTCGTGATCGGCTGGGGCCTCGTCCACGGCCGCACGGTCTTCGCCTACGCGCACGACTTCCGGGTCTTCGCGGGCGCGCTCGGGGAGGCGCACGCCGCGAAGGTGCACAAGGTCATGGACCTCGCCGAAGCCGCCGGCGCCCCGCTGGTCAGCCTCAACGACGGGGCGGGCGCGCGTATCCAGGAAGGCGTCACCGCACTCGCGGGCTACGGCGGCATCTTCCGCCGCAATGTGGCCGCCTCCGGTGTCATCCCTCAGATCAGCGTGATGCTCGGCCCGTGCGCGGGTGGCGCGGCCTATTCGCCGGCGCTCACCGACTACGTCTTCATGGTCCGCGAATCGGCCCAGATGTTCATCACCGGTCCCGACGTCGTGCAGGCGGTCACGGGTGAGCGGATCACCCACAACGGCCTGGGCGGCGCCGACGTGCACGCGAGCGTCTCCGGTGTCAGCCACTTCGCGTACGACGACGAGGAGACCTGCCTCGAGGACGTGCGCTACCTCATCGCGCTCCTGCCGTCCAACAACCGCGAGATGCCCCCGGCCGTTCCGTCGGACGACCCGGCCGACCGCCGGACTGACGCCCTCGCCGACCTGGTGCCGGCCGACCCCGGGCGCAGTTACGACGTCCGTGCGGTGATCCAGGAGATCGTCGACGACGGCGAGAGCTTCGAGGTCCACGAGGCGTGGGCCCCCAACATCGTGTGCGCGCTGGCCCGCCTCGACGGCCACCCGGTCGGCATCGTCGCCAACCAGCCCGCGGCCCTCGCCGGGGTCCTGGACATCCACGCCAGCGAGAAGGCCGCCCGCTTCGTCTCGACGTGCGACTCGTTCAACATCCCGCTGGTCACCCTCGTCGACGTGCCCGGCTTCCTGCCCGGAGTCGACCAGGAGCACAACGGCATCATCCGGCACGGGGCCAAGCTCCTGTACGCGTACTGCAACGCGACCGTCCCGCGGATCTCCCTCGTCCTGCGCAAGGCCTACGGCGGCGCGTACATCGTCATGGACTCCCGGTCCATCGGCGCCGACCTGGCCTTCGCCTGGCCCACCAACGAGATCGCCGTGATGGGCGCGGAGGGCGCCGCCAACGTCATCTTCCGCCGCGAGATCGCCGCCTCGGCCGATCCGGAGGCGGTGCGGGCACAGCGCATCGACGAGTACCGCACCGAGCTCATGCACCCGTACTACGCGGCCGAGCGCGGCCTCGTCGACGACGTCATCGACCCCGGTGACACCCGGCGGACCCTGATCCGTTCACTGGCCATGCTGCGGGCGAAGCACGCCGAGATCCCGTCCCGTAAGCACGGCAATATCCCCACGTAA
- the nrtL gene encoding ArgS-related anticodon-binding protein NrtL, with product MTPAELSRTVLRAVRRAVDEDVLRAPVPTHVRVERTRPGGSGDYACAVALQLSGPAALPAREVAALLRDRVAGVPGIGRVEITGPGFLNFTLDASADADARAARVRQVLEQGLRYGWGTECAGETHQLHHRPEVRAAVVAGAVRELLRAQGARVRTTCEEAPDPDWTRLGVTVDAYGRPPSPLTETRPVPAGATASELLGRLGADATLWGLLRPAGHDRALLGDDLLVQGEANPLFLVRYAHARARALIRGAERLGFDAAYEEDVDAPALHAAIADHPGVLAAAARHQAPDRLARQLETVADAFLDFHGNRPPLPVGDEKPSVAHRSRLALAEAAGTVLAGGLSLLGISAPEHL from the coding sequence GTGACCCCCGCAGAGCTCTCCCGAACCGTGCTGCGCGCTGTGCGCCGCGCGGTCGACGAGGACGTCCTGCGAGCCCCCGTGCCCACGCACGTGCGGGTGGAGCGGACACGCCCGGGCGGCAGCGGCGACTACGCGTGCGCCGTCGCCCTCCAGCTCTCGGGTCCGGCCGCCCTCCCGGCGCGCGAGGTCGCCGCGCTGCTGCGCGACCGGGTCGCCGGCGTGCCCGGCATCGGGCGGGTCGAGATCACCGGCCCCGGATTCCTGAACTTCACGCTCGACGCCTCCGCCGACGCGGACGCCCGGGCCGCACGCGTACGCCAGGTGCTGGAGCAAGGACTCCGCTACGGGTGGGGTACCGAGTGCGCGGGGGAGACCCACCAACTGCATCACCGGCCCGAGGTCCGGGCGGCGGTCGTGGCCGGCGCGGTGCGGGAGCTGCTGCGGGCGCAGGGCGCCCGGGTGCGGACCACCTGTGAGGAGGCGCCCGACCCCGACTGGACGCGTCTCGGCGTCACCGTCGACGCGTACGGGCGGCCCCCCTCCCCCCTCACGGAGACGCGGCCGGTTCCCGCCGGTGCCACGGCTTCGGAGCTGCTGGGACGGCTCGGCGCCGACGCCACTCTCTGGGGCCTGCTGCGGCCCGCCGGACACGACCGCGCGCTCCTCGGCGACGACCTCCTCGTGCAGGGTGAGGCCAATCCGCTCTTCCTCGTCCGCTACGCCCACGCGCGCGCCCGCGCGCTCATCAGGGGTGCGGAGCGGCTCGGCTTCGACGCCGCTTACGAGGAGGACGTCGACGCGCCCGCGCTGCACGCGGCGATCGCCGACCACCCCGGTGTCCTCGCCGCCGCCGCCCGTCACCAGGCACCCGACCGGCTCGCCAGGCAACTCGAAACGGTGGCGGACGCCTTCCTCGACTTCCACGGCAACCGCCCGCCGCTCCCCGTCGGTGACGAGAAACCCTCGGTCGCCCACCGCTCCCGGCTGGCCCTTGCCGAAGCCGCCGGGACGGTGCTCGCGGGCGGCCTGTCCCTCCTCGGCATCAGTGCCCCCGAACACCTCTGA
- a CDS encoding ketosynthase chain-length factor encodes MTTAVVTGLGITAPNGLGTEDYWKATLAGESGLGPVTRFDASQYPSRIAGEVSDYVAEDHIPSRLMPQTDHMTRLALTAADWALADAGIDTADMPEYGIGVVTAASGGAVEFGQRELQNLWSKGKEYVSAYQSFAWFYAVNTGQISIRHKLRGPSGVLLTEQAGGIDSLGHARRHIRKGFPAVISGGVDAAICPWGWVPQIASGLMSTVGDPARAYLPFSEDAAGYVPGEGGAILLVEDAESARGRGAAQVYGEIAGYAATLDPAPGSGRPPGLRRAAENALADAGLSAGDIDVVFADASGVPDLDRAEAQALTELFGAHGVPVTAPKTMTGRLLAGGAALDVATALLSLRDGVIPPTANVTAAAPAHTVDLVTEAREANLRNALVLARGHGGFNAALVVRRAH; translated from the coding sequence ATGACCACCGCAGTGGTGACCGGCCTGGGCATCACCGCCCCGAACGGCCTGGGAACCGAGGACTACTGGAAGGCCACCCTGGCCGGCGAGTCCGGCCTCGGTCCCGTCACCCGCTTCGACGCCTCCCAGTACCCCTCCCGGATCGCGGGTGAGGTATCCGACTACGTCGCCGAGGACCACATCCCCAGCCGGCTCATGCCGCAGACCGACCACATGACGCGCCTGGCGCTGACCGCGGCGGACTGGGCACTGGCCGATGCGGGCATCGACACCGCCGACATGCCCGAGTACGGCATCGGCGTGGTCACGGCCGCGTCCGGCGGCGCCGTGGAGTTCGGCCAGCGTGAGCTGCAGAACCTGTGGAGCAAGGGCAAGGAGTACGTCAGCGCCTACCAGTCCTTCGCCTGGTTCTACGCCGTCAACACCGGCCAGATCTCCATCCGGCACAAGCTCCGCGGGCCCAGCGGCGTCCTCCTCACCGAACAGGCCGGCGGCATCGACTCCCTCGGCCACGCCCGCCGCCACATCCGCAAGGGCTTCCCGGCCGTCATCTCCGGCGGTGTCGACGCGGCCATCTGCCCCTGGGGCTGGGTCCCGCAGATCGCCTCCGGCCTCATGAGCACGGTCGGCGACCCGGCCCGCGCCTATCTGCCCTTCTCCGAGGACGCGGCCGGATACGTGCCCGGCGAGGGCGGCGCCATCCTCCTCGTCGAGGACGCCGAATCGGCCCGCGGCCGCGGCGCCGCCCAGGTCTACGGCGAGATCGCCGGATACGCCGCCACCCTCGACCCCGCACCCGGCAGCGGCCGGCCGCCCGGCCTGCGCCGCGCAGCCGAGAACGCCCTCGCAGACGCCGGGCTCTCCGCCGGCGACATCGACGTCGTCTTCGCGGACGCCTCCGGGGTACCCGACCTCGACCGGGCGGAGGCACAGGCCCTCACCGAGCTGTTCGGCGCCCACGGGGTCCCCGTCACGGCACCGAAGACGATGACGGGCCGGCTGCTCGCCGGGGGCGCCGCCCTCGACGTGGCCACCGCCCTGCTCTCCCTGCGCGACGGCGTCATCCCGCCCACGGCCAACGTCACCGCCGCCGCGCCCGCCCACACCGTGGACCTGGTCACCGAGGCACGCGAGGCGAACCTGCGCAACGCGCTCGTCCTCGCCCGGGGACACGGCGGCTTCAACGCGGCCCTCGTCGTACGCCGTGCGCACTGA
- a CDS encoding acyltransferase domain-containing protein yields the protein MSLTSQSAVVRRLIVSPGSAPRQHARVIASAAGVSAVLRAFGRAPEDLPARTVVLIGAAAIDAGLRPEHEGFTVRTEPTPARALRRAHRELHEGTADLALVAGFGEPDPQTITVHAVRRAAEAVADGDSVLGVLDLTEPREDTAPPLRPLHRTPRGTDPDRHRLILWSGRDTADESRVRDGLLPMLGGVHREIYPALPTAVPCGTAPCAVRGGVVAVSALAARAVHQARTADGSRPRPIALLFPGQGSQHAGMAAGLYGTEPVFTAAVDAALSYMGDEGPRIRADWLDPARAAIGIDDVRRAQPLLFAVDYALGKLVLSWGVRPTALLGHSAGELVAATFAGVVSLRDAVAMVMARVREAVKIPAGGMLAVAAAEETVLPYLTADVAVAAVNANQQVMLAGSEGPLTEAAARLKADGHTVVTVPATSPFHSPAMAPASDAVEADYREIPFREPRMPLYSGYTGAMMSPEEARSPRFWARQITDTVYFRNALDELLAADDVLLIEVGPRQTLTAFARRHRSLRLGAGAVTPLLPARAGTPEADRQSVLTAAARIWTEGHDLDLNAVSRLWTWSAPEPAGTAPRATAEAQLA from the coding sequence ATGTCGCTCACTTCGCAGAGTGCGGTGGTCCGCCGGCTGATCGTCAGCCCCGGCTCCGCGCCCCGGCAGCACGCCCGGGTCATCGCCTCGGCCGCCGGTGTGTCGGCGGTGCTGCGCGCCTTCGGACGCGCCCCGGAGGACCTCCCCGCCCGTACCGTCGTGCTCATCGGCGCCGCCGCGATCGACGCCGGCCTGCGCCCCGAGCACGAGGGCTTCACCGTCCGCACCGAACCCACCCCCGCCCGCGCGCTGCGCCGGGCCCACCGGGAGCTCCACGAGGGCACGGCCGACCTCGCCCTGGTCGCCGGCTTCGGTGAACCCGACCCCCAGACCATCACCGTCCACGCCGTCAGACGCGCCGCCGAAGCGGTCGCGGACGGCGACTCCGTCCTCGGGGTGCTCGACCTCACCGAGCCCCGCGAGGACACCGCCCCGCCGCTGCGCCCCCTGCACCGGACCCCGCGCGGCACCGACCCCGACCGCCACCGGCTGATCCTCTGGTCCGGGCGCGACACGGCGGACGAGAGCCGGGTCCGCGACGGACTCCTGCCGATGCTCGGCGGCGTGCACCGCGAGATCTACCCCGCCCTGCCCACCGCAGTACCCTGCGGGACCGCCCCGTGCGCGGTCCGCGGCGGGGTCGTGGCCGTCTCCGCGCTCGCCGCCCGCGCCGTGCACCAGGCGCGCACCGCGGACGGCTCACGGCCCCGGCCGATCGCCCTGCTCTTCCCCGGCCAGGGCTCCCAGCACGCCGGGATGGCGGCCGGCCTCTACGGCACCGAACCCGTCTTCACCGCCGCCGTCGACGCGGCCCTCTCGTACATGGGCGACGAGGGACCCCGCATCCGCGCCGACTGGCTCGACCCGGCGCGCGCCGCCATCGGCATCGACGACGTACGCCGCGCCCAGCCGCTCCTCTTCGCCGTCGACTACGCGCTCGGCAAGCTGGTGCTCAGCTGGGGCGTCCGGCCGACCGCCCTGCTCGGCCACAGCGCCGGCGAGCTCGTCGCCGCGACGTTCGCCGGGGTCGTCTCCCTGCGCGACGCGGTCGCGATGGTCATGGCCCGCGTCCGGGAGGCCGTGAAGATCCCGGCGGGCGGCATGCTCGCCGTCGCCGCCGCCGAGGAGACGGTGCTGCCGTACCTGACGGCCGACGTCGCGGTCGCTGCGGTCAACGCCAACCAGCAGGTGATGCTGGCGGGTTCGGAGGGGCCCCTCACGGAGGCCGCCGCGCGCCTCAAGGCGGACGGGCACACGGTGGTGACCGTCCCCGCCACCAGCCCCTTCCACTCCCCGGCGATGGCCCCCGCCTCCGACGCGGTCGAGGCGGACTACCGGGAGATCCCCTTCCGGGAGCCGCGGATGCCCCTCTACTCCGGCTACACCGGGGCCATGATGAGCCCGGAAGAGGCCCGAAGTCCGCGATTCTGGGCCCGCCAGATCACCGACACCGTCTACTTCCGCAACGCGCTCGACGAACTGCTGGCGGCCGACGACGTCCTGCTGATCGAGGTCGGACCCCGTCAGACGCTCACCGCCTTCGCCCGCAGGCACCGCTCCCTGCGCCTCGGCGCCGGCGCGGTGACGCCCCTCCTCCCGGCCCGCGCCGGGACCCCCGAGGCTGACCGCCAGTCCGTGCTCACGGCCGCGGCCCGCATCTGGACCGAGGGGCACGACCTGGACCTGAACGCCGTGTCCAGGCTGTGGACCTGGAGCGCACCGGAGCCGGCCGGGACGGCTCCCCGCGCGACCGCGGAGGCGCAGCTCGCATGA
- a CDS encoding response regulator produces MLVVDDNKVIRQLIRVNLELEGFEVVTAADGVECLDLVHEFCPDVITLDVVMPRLDGIQTAVRLRADPRTGHLPVAVVSACTPYEVDSGVAAGVDAFLAKPFEPSELVRMVRRLANREDSPSADGRRGAGTAGSAAG; encoded by the coding sequence GTGCTTGTTGTAGACGACAACAAGGTCATCCGGCAGCTGATCAGGGTCAATCTCGAGCTGGAGGGCTTCGAGGTCGTGACCGCGGCCGACGGCGTCGAGTGCCTGGACCTGGTGCACGAGTTCTGCCCTGATGTCATCACCCTCGACGTGGTGATGCCCCGGCTCGACGGCATCCAGACCGCCGTCCGACTGCGCGCCGACCCCAGGACCGGGCACCTGCCCGTCGCCGTGGTGAGCGCGTGCACCCCCTACGAGGTGGACTCCGGTGTGGCCGCCGGGGTCGACGCCTTCCTGGCGAAACCGTTCGAGCCGAGCGAGCTGGTGCGCATGGTGCGCCGCCTCGCGAACCGGGAGGACTCCCCGTCTGCCGACGGCAGGCGCGGCGCGGGGACGGCCGGCAGCGCGGCCGGCTGA
- a CDS encoding DUF6059 family protein gives MTRALHEIYASLTAAGWIWLGLPLGGPFLPVVAPALTGPPEGHPERVRPDQPLTPTERALREQLLAPTGERG, from the coding sequence GTGACGAGAGCACTGCACGAGATCTACGCCTCGCTCACCGCGGCCGGCTGGATCTGGCTGGGGCTGCCACTGGGCGGGCCGTTCCTTCCCGTGGTCGCCCCGGCCCTGACGGGCCCGCCGGAAGGCCACCCGGAGCGGGTCCGCCCCGACCAGCCGCTGACACCCACGGAACGGGCCCTGCGGGAGCAGCTCCTGGCGCCGACGGGAGAGCGTGGCTGA
- a CDS encoding formylglycine-generating enzyme family protein, with protein MVRIPAGTVGLRDDRRGTRWQTELPEFLLGRYPVTAEAHRAVTGSAPAAGGAEPVTGVSWFDAVEACNAASSRAGLAPAYSRDMTTGEVTWDRASAGYRLPTEAEWQYACKADTTGYRYGETDAIAWYDANSDGRVHEVGAKSPNGWGLHDMLGNVWEWCWDLYDEEVYGTYRIFRGGGWAESERGCGATVRRRSHPTFAIDDLGYRLARSVF; from the coding sequence ATGGTCCGTATCCCGGCCGGCACCGTCGGCCTCCGCGACGATCGCCGGGGCACCCGGTGGCAGACCGAACTGCCGGAGTTCCTGCTCGGCCGGTACCCCGTCACGGCCGAGGCCCACCGCGCCGTCACGGGGTCCGCGCCCGCCGCGGGCGGCGCCGAGCCGGTCACCGGCGTCAGCTGGTTCGACGCCGTGGAGGCCTGCAACGCGGCCTCGTCCCGCGCCGGTCTCGCCCCCGCCTATTCCCGCGACATGACGACCGGTGAAGTGACCTGGGACCGCGCCTCCGCCGGCTACCGCCTGCCGACCGAGGCGGAGTGGCAGTACGCGTGCAAGGCGGATACCACCGGTTACCGGTACGGCGAGACGGACGCCATCGCCTGGTACGACGCCAACTCCGATGGCCGGGTCCACGAGGTGGGCGCCAAGTCCCCCAACGGATGGGGCCTGCACGACATGCTGGGCAACGTCTGGGAGTGGTGCTGGGACCTGTACGACGAGGAGGTCTACGGCACGTACCGCATCTTCCGGGGCGGCGGCTGGGCCGAGTCCGAGCGGGGCTGCGGCGCGACGGTTCGCCGCCGGAGCCACCCCACGTTCGCGATCGACGATCTCGGCTACCGGCTGGCCCGCAGCGTCTTTTAA
- a CDS encoding HNH endonuclease gives MKMESVVMLPGMGGAEIRGLGGNSVRFSGDAGVQWVLQPRGTARVRGPQHFRHSVREGVRLSEYEHVLGSDGDALKQLFPAGVARLWGSTPPVRERSAKVTALEERRVGDEVLFYAGKKFVAKARILGLLRNRPLARAVWGEDEDRKTWEHIMALGDVTEFEVPAEPFLRGLRVPVPLRSLTLVPAEERRRLLDMADPAVSSRPERNSPRPERGPNLNREALFRSLSSLRTHIKEQRASRHEPITLLWAIGRLATQQERMVEWETFRSEVGPLLQDYGLPDSKVTPEYPFWHLRSSGLWNVEGIDQPATPTPPQLVASRARAGLTADAAKILRRSLARAEAIGLLCSKHLGDVDRDGLLERVGLAGYTRASGEFPDRGRGGGRTPRREVTSSRPDRDQRLVERLKVMYQHECQVCGSRIETRYSHYSEAAHIRGVGRPHDGPDELSNLLCLCPNHHVEFDRLAIYIDEDWAVRRNSTGTVDYRLKLHADHAIEQAHLRYHRGLCGRL, from the coding sequence ATGAAGATGGAAAGTGTTGTCATGCTTCCCGGCATGGGGGGCGCCGAGATTCGGGGCCTGGGTGGAAACAGTGTCCGCTTCTCCGGGGATGCAGGGGTGCAGTGGGTGCTCCAGCCGAGGGGCACGGCTCGGGTGCGGGGGCCGCAGCATTTCAGGCACTCGGTACGTGAAGGTGTTCGGCTCTCCGAGTACGAGCATGTCCTGGGCTCGGACGGGGACGCACTCAAACAGCTCTTCCCTGCAGGCGTGGCACGACTCTGGGGATCCACACCCCCCGTTCGGGAGAGGTCGGCGAAAGTTACCGCCTTGGAGGAGCGCCGGGTGGGTGACGAGGTGCTGTTCTACGCCGGGAAGAAGTTCGTTGCCAAGGCCAGAATTCTCGGCCTCCTCCGTAACCGTCCACTTGCCAGGGCTGTCTGGGGTGAGGATGAGGACCGCAAGACCTGGGAACACATCATGGCGCTCGGTGATGTGACCGAGTTCGAGGTGCCCGCAGAACCCTTTCTTCGGGGCCTTCGCGTCCCTGTACCGCTGCGCTCGCTCACTCTTGTACCTGCGGAGGAGAGGCGCCGGCTTCTGGACATGGCCGATCCCGCGGTGTCCTCGCGGCCGGAGCGGAACAGCCCCCGCCCAGAACGAGGACCGAACCTGAACCGGGAGGCGCTGTTCCGTTCCCTTTCCAGCTTGAGGACTCACATCAAGGAGCAACGCGCCTCACGGCACGAGCCGATCACGCTTCTGTGGGCTATCGGGCGCCTAGCCACTCAACAGGAGCGCATGGTGGAGTGGGAGACATTCAGGAGTGAGGTCGGACCTCTGCTACAGGACTATGGACTTCCGGACTCCAAGGTCACTCCTGAGTACCCCTTCTGGCATCTGCGTAGCAGCGGGCTGTGGAATGTCGAAGGGATCGACCAACCGGCCACGCCTACTCCGCCACAGTTGGTCGCGTCGCGTGCTAGAGCTGGCCTCACCGCGGATGCGGCCAAGATCCTCCGCCGTTCCCTGGCCCGTGCCGAGGCCATCGGCCTGCTGTGCTCCAAACATCTCGGCGACGTCGACCGGGACGGGCTTCTTGAACGCGTCGGGCTCGCCGGATATACGAGAGCGAGTGGCGAATTTCCCGACAGAGGACGTGGCGGAGGAAGGACACCACGGCGAGAGGTCACCTCTTCGCGGCCTGATCGTGATCAGCGGCTCGTGGAGCGCCTCAAGGTGATGTATCAGCACGAGTGTCAGGTGTGTGGATCCCGAATTGAGACCAGGTACAGCCATTACAGCGAGGCGGCGCACATCAGAGGCGTGGGCAGGCCTCACGACGGGCCCGATGAGTTGTCCAACCTGCTGTGCCTCTGCCCCAACCATCATGTCGAGTTCGACAGGCTCGCCATCTACATCGACGAAGACTGGGCAGTCCGGCGAAACTCGACCGGTACTGTCGACTACCGGCTGAAGCTGCACGCCGACCACGCGATAGAGCAGGCACATCTTCGCTATCACCGAGGGCTGTGCGGACGCCTTTGA
- a CDS encoding acyl carrier protein, producing MSTTTATVTLADLTRMLRESAGEEEGIDLDGDVIDTPFMELGYDSLALLQVIGQIQREYGIEIPDDAVVDAETPGALLALINSGQATAA from the coding sequence ATGAGCACCACGACCGCCACAGTGACCCTGGCCGACCTGACCCGCATGCTGCGCGAGAGCGCCGGCGAGGAGGAGGGCATCGACCTCGACGGTGACGTCATCGACACGCCGTTCATGGAGCTGGGCTACGACTCCCTCGCCCTGCTCCAGGTCATCGGACAGATCCAGCGCGAGTACGGCATCGAGATCCCGGACGACGCCGTCGTCGACGCCGAGACCCCGGGTGCGCTCCTCGCGCTCATCAACTCCGGCCAGGCCACCGCGGCCTGA
- a CDS encoding DUF7873 family protein produces the protein MTKLNQIIAVEKGVKSKSLQDITAAHHKVQKPALLAGISRTYQPKDEEGEQLPPESSRVQVKAEDALREMSVSLTRLFDVTATKDWANCTARADVSVDGRVVVPEVPVSYLLFLEKQLTDLHTFVKKLPVLDASESWSLDPSTDWWKTDPVRTIRTKKVPRNHVKAEATEKHPAQVDVYYEDVPIGYWTTVKFSGALPARRVNELLERVEKLQQAVKFAREEANGAEVTDQRVGDAVFGYLFG, from the coding sequence GTGACGAAGCTCAACCAGATCATCGCCGTGGAGAAGGGTGTCAAGAGCAAGTCGCTCCAGGACATCACCGCGGCCCACCACAAGGTCCAGAAGCCCGCGCTGCTGGCCGGTATCTCGCGCACCTACCAGCCGAAGGACGAGGAGGGCGAGCAGCTGCCGCCCGAGTCCTCCCGCGTGCAGGTGAAGGCCGAGGACGCGCTGCGTGAGATGTCCGTGTCGCTGACCAGGCTGTTCGACGTGACCGCCACCAAGGACTGGGCCAACTGCACGGCCCGTGCGGACGTGTCCGTCGACGGACGGGTGGTCGTCCCCGAAGTCCCGGTCAGCTACCTGCTCTTCCTGGAGAAGCAGCTCACCGACCTCCACACCTTCGTGAAGAAGCTCCCCGTCCTGGACGCCTCGGAGTCCTGGTCGCTCGACCCGTCGACCGACTGGTGGAAGACGGACCCGGTGCGCACGATCCGGACGAAGAAGGTCCCGCGCAACCACGTCAAGGCCGAGGCGACGGAGAAGCACCCGGCGCAGGTCGACGTGTACTACGAGGACGTTCCGATCGGGTACTGGACGACCGTGAAGTTCTCCGGAGCGCTGCCGGCGCGACGGGTGAACGAGCTGCTGGAGCGGGTCGAGAAGCTCCAGCAGGCGGTGAAGTTCGCCCGCGAGGAGGCCAACGGCGCCGAGGTCACCGACCAGCGGGTCGGCGACGCCGTGTTCGGTTACCTGTTCGGCTGA